CCGTAATTTCGTTTGTTTTAGCCAAGTTATTTTCCAGCGTTGTGTTTTGGATTTTCGGACGGCGATTAACCAATGTGCGCTTCTCTGTTTCTCATCAATTATTATTCCCGCTCACTGCATCAGCAATTAGTTTGGCGTTTTATGCTATGGGTTATACCAGTTACGGGCAAACACTACTGCAATGCGTGCTGCTGAGTCTGGTTTTTGTTTTCTTTTTCAGGAAAGAAATTGGAGAAATCCGTATAGTAAAAAAAATGCTGGGAAGGTAAATCCGACAGAACAGTTGTAACTACTGATTAAATTACTACACAACAAACTTTGAACGCAAATGCCGGTTATCGGCCACCAATTGTACAAAGTAAAAGCCGCAGGCAAGATTGTTTACCGGTAAAATAATTTTTCCATTTGCCTGCGCTGTTTTTTCCTGCCTTACAATCCGGCCATGGGCATCGGTAATGGTTAAACTCACGTCGCCTTTCAGCAATTCGTGTTCAAGCACAATTTCGCCACCCTTTACTGCCGGGTTTGGGTAAGCCAATACATACTGAGGTTCAGGTGAGGTGGCATAAACAACTGTTTCATGTGTTTCGCCCGATGAAAGTTCGCTGCCTTTCCATATTACACATAGTGCAGGGAATTTGGAAGGAATGGTATTATCGCTCGAATAAAAGGCAAGTGCTGCTGGCGTATTCGGGTTTTCAGTGTCTAGTCTGAGCATGAAACCCATGTTGGTAGCAGGATTGTTTACCATGCCCTGCACCATAACCGTGAGGTTTACAGTATAGTCCTGTGTAGAACTTGTGCTTGGCAGCAGCGTGCCCCGGTTTGTAGTTGTGGTTGCAGGCTGGTTGTTCCAGGTTACTGAAAATTCGTTCCATGGCGATGTAACCTGTTCGATGTAAGCCAGGTTATTGCCCAAGTGGCCGGGAAGTAAAGTATTGATAAATCCTGTAGCGTATAGTGATAGCCCGGCCGATAATACCTGTGCATTTGCAGGAATTGTACTGAGGTCAAAGAAAAGCAAACCGCGATTGGTATTTTGCCCGCCGCTGGCTCCCGGTAAGCAAAAGGCCTTGAGGTATATATCCGAGCCATAATTGTTTGCTGAGGTATTAAAAAAATCGTGATAGCCGAGTGATGCATCCTGTGCGGTTGATGCATCCGGCTGCTGGCACAATGTATCGTTCTGAGAGAAAAGACC
This genomic window from Bacteroidota bacterium contains:
- a CDS encoding DNRLRE domain-containing protein; its protein translation is MKQAYVFFALFASAGLFSQNDTLCQQPDASTAQDASLGYHDFFNTSANNYGSDIYLKAFCLPGASGGQNTNRGLLFFDLSTIPANAQVLSAGLSLYATGFINTLLPGHLGNNLAYIEQVTSPWNEFSVTWNNQPATTTTNRGTLLPSTSSTQDYTVNLTVMVQGMVNNPATNMGFMLRLDTENPNTPAALAFYSSDNTIPSKFPALCVIWKGSELSSGETHETVVYATSPEPQYVLAYPNPAVKGGEIVLEHELLKGDVSLTITDAHGRIVRQEKTAQANGKIILPVNNLACGFYFVQLVADNRHLRSKFVV